The segment TGCATCATATTTTTTAACGGTTTTTACTATCTCATCTAAACTGCTTTTTTCTGAATCAACATATTTTACATTATTTTCACCAAATTTTTCTACAAGTGCTTCAAATATTGTATTTTCTTCCTCAGGATAGAGCGCTTCATTGTTCCCCTGCCAGGTTATTGTCCAGCCACCATTTAACACTGAAAGTTTATTTGCATTTGGTCCTGTAACCAGCAAGCGGGAATTTTTATTCAATGGTAAGAATGAATCTCTGTTTTCCAGTAAAGTCATTGCTTCTCTGGCGGCCTGTCTATTAACCTGACGGAATTTATCACATCCTACTTTTACTATAATATCTGGATCAGGAAAGGGGTTTTCAAATAATCCGAGCATAAATTTCACTTTAAGTATTCTGCTTACTGCTTTATCAATGCGTTCTATAGGGACCTCACCTTTCTTTACTAAATCAACTAATATCTTACAAAAATCAAGATCGACTGGTACCATACTCATATCAACACCGGACATGACTGCAAGTTTAATCGCTTCACGATAACTATTGCTCACCTTCTCGCGATTGTGAAGATTATGAATATCAGCCCAGTCGGAAACCACAAATCCATTAAATCCCATTTCATCTCTCAATAATTTCCTAAGATAATATGAGCTTGCATGTACAGGTATACCATTAATTTCAGAAGAATTTACCATTACTGAATAAACTTCAGCTTTTACAGCAGATTGAAAAGGTGGAAGAAAATACTGCCGCAGCATTCTTTCAGGAATCCACGCAGGTGTTCTATCCTTACCACTTAAGGGAAAACTGTAGCCAAGATAATGTTTCATGCAAGCTGCAACTTTATTTTTAGACAGGAAATTACTGCCTTCACCTTGTAGACCTTTTATATATTGATAACCTAATATAGAAGCCAAATAAGGATCCTCGCCATAAGTTTCCCACAAACGAGGCCATAATGGCTGTCTTCCAACCCCAAGAACAGGGTTAAAATTCCATGGTATTCCAGAAGCACGCACTTCATAAGCTGTAATTTCTCCTTCTTTTCGATTGAGGCTCTTATTCCGTGTGGCTGCCATAGCAATACTTTGAGGGAAGATGGTTGCACCTTTAGTATAATTGGCACCGTGAATAGCATCTATTCCATAAAGAACCGGAATTTTTAGCCTGGTTTCTTTAACAGCAACATTCTGGATTTCAGTTATTATTTCCTGCCATTTTTCAGCACTATGTGCATGTGTGCCAACATTCAGCAAAGAACCCACATGAAAATCCACCAATACTTTTCGCAACCTGAGAGAGTCAAGCATTAATGGTTCACTCACATTTGGATATCCTTTTGCAACAAATTCAAGAGATATCTGGGTCATCTGTCCAACTTTTTCTTCAATAGTCATCCGGGACAGGAGATATTGCACACGTTTATTAATATCACCCCCCGAATATCCAAAAGTTTGTCCTATGCTAAACAAGACCACAAAATAAGAAAATACAAGCTGCATAGATTTTAATTTCTTCATTTTTATCTCCTACTACATGGTTAATTAATCACAGAACATTTTAATATCCTGTTTTCTATATTTTCATTTGTTTTTGCAGTTAACACAATAAAATACAATCCGCTTCTGACAGATTTACAGTTATCATCCTGGCCATTCCAAAAAACATTGTGCTTACCATAAGAATTATAATTTTCCGAAGAAGAATATATTCTCTGGCCAAGTATATTATAAACTTCCATTTTAACAGATGCAGCTTTAGAAAGCCTGAACCGGATAGAGGTAAAAGGATTGCTGCTGTTATAAAAAACCGGATTTGGTGAAATCCCCTGAATTGTAAGAACAGAATTATTTGATTTATTTGTACTATTACCAACATTGCTTCCTGCACCAAATGTTTCTATTCCATACCAAACAGTACGATCCAGATTCTGGTTAATTGTAATTTTGAATTTATTATCTTGATTTTTTTTGTAGATTTTAGAACTATCTTTTTTCAAACCTTTTTCATCAAGCTGATACAGGCATAGTGAATCTGCAGCTAATTCAAATTCTATTTCCCAGATTTCTGGCTTCACTGCTGTGGGAGGCTGTCCCCAACTATCATGAATGGTATTAATTCCATCCCATTGCATCAAACTGTTCTGTATTTTCGTAGAAAGCGTTAACAGAGATCTCTTTGTGCTATATAATGGTTCATCTGTTAAAGAAACCCAAGTAACTGTTCCAAAACCTGTGGCAGAATTAAAAGTCATATTATCTAATTCAATTCCAGGATTTCTGTCAAGGAAACCAGTCACTCCAATAAACTGAGGTGATTCTGTCATAAATAACCCTAAATCCGGATTCCAGATCAACTCTCCTGTATCGCTGACCCATGGGCTTCCGGATGAAGGCGGCAAATCCTGCAAATCTAACTTCTTACTCTCTTGAAAAGAGGTGATACGAACCCCGTGCTCAAGAGCGAGCTCATGAGGGAATGTGTCTATTCCATACCATCCACCTGTATCATTTTTAGGCATTAAAAGTATTTCGTCCTTTCCATAAGCCAATTGAATAGTTTGCTCAGCAGATCTAATCATGTTTTTCCGGAAAGCAGAAGCACATGAAACCATTAAGCTCATCAATGCAGTATTACGGTGAATACTAAAATAATTGTCAATTTTGTCTGTCTCCCAATCACTGGTGTCGCTGGAATAATCAAAAAACATTAAACCGTCCACATCATGAAAAGAACTGTAAGCAGTAATAAAAAGCACCCCTTCTGTTTGATAACGATTTGGAAAAGGATGATTGTATTCACTTACAGTAAAGGGTTTACCAGCATAACCAACTCCACCCATAAGCCAGGGTATAGTACCCCCGCTTTTTGATTCAACCATGGCAGTATTATTTATAAACCAGTCAGTCTGAGACCAGGGTACGTTTGGAAACTGCGGATGGTCCCAATAAGCATGATTATCTATATAATCAAGCCTGGATTGAACAGCCAAATCTGGCGGACCTATATTCCAGTTCGTCCCCACAATGGGAACTTTTACTTTAAGTTGTTTTTTAAGATAGTTGTACATTTCTGCATAAAAGTCATCCTGAAGTTTTATGTAA is part of the bacterium genome and harbors:
- a CDS encoding glycoside hydrolase family 3 C-terminal domain-containing protein gives rise to the protein MQLVFSYFVVLFSIGQTFGYSGGDINKRVQYLLSRMTIEEKVGQMTQISLEFVAKGYPNVSEPLMLDSLRLRKVLVDFHVGSLLNVGTHAHSAEKWQEIITEIQNVAVKETRLKIPVLYGIDAIHGANYTKGATIFPQSIAMAATRNKSLNRKEGEITAYEVRASGIPWNFNPVLGVGRQPLWPRLWETYGEDPYLASILGYQYIKGLQGEGSNFLSKNKVAACMKHYLGYSFPLSGKDRTPAWIPERMLRQYFLPPFQSAVKAEVYSVMVNSSEINGIPVHASSYYLRKLLRDEMGFNGFVVSDWADIHNLHNREKVSNSYREAIKLAVMSGVDMSMVPVDLDFCKILVDLVKKGEVPIERIDKAVSRILKVKFMLGLFENPFPDPDIIVKVGCDKFRQVNRQAAREAMTLLENRDSFLPLNKNSRLLVTGPNANKLSVLNGGWTITWQGNNEALYPEEENTIFEALVEKFGENNVKYVDSEKSSLDEIVKTVKKYDAVILCLGEQPYCETNGNISDLTLDSDQTELAMKLYKTGVPVVIVLVEGRPRIIRDIEKHAKAILMAYLPGMEGGNAVADVLAGDFNPSGKLPITYPRFPNDLTLYDYKNSENSNEYCRYNPQWEFGYGLSYTTFRFSDIHLNKVVLHKGETLQISVKVENIGKRSGMEVVQLYVQDCYASITPSNRRLKRFKKISLEPGEIKKVSFVLDENDLSFIGQNNRLVVEPGKFKVKISDLEADFDYKLTK
- a CDS encoding carbohydrate binding domain-containing protein, producing VAARLRKMGFNMVRFHHMDNPWGTSIFEHNSDTRHLDPNNEDKFEYLLFQLKRNGVYADINLNVSRTFREEDGVDGADSISNFGKGVTLFDPRLIDLQKEYAAQLLTEPSPYTGLALVNDPVMALVEIVNENSLYRMWRDGKLRPLKEGGDLLSRHSNMLDSLWQQYLFDKYGSTDFLRSVWGEGDSASSSINQIYEGNFENNPQLNRWALEEHEGSSAVMGVEVTDPYEGIVSAKITVKQSDGVNWHVQWQQAGLSIQKDSLYTVKFAGKSTEEKFITVSIMKNSSPWTSYVSFKCKFKPKWQVFQFSFKATLNIENDIRLSFFLGENTGTYFFDIISLNSTSVMGLEPEESIENGNVRRILYSEAVSFSNERVKDMSSFYIKLQDDFYAEMYNYLKKQLKVKVPIVGTNWNIGPPDLAVQSRLDYIDNHAYWDHPQFPNVPWSQTDWFINNTAMVESKSGGTIPWLMGGVGYAGKPFTVSEYNHPFPNRYQTEGVLFITAYSSFHDVDGLMFFDYSSDTSDWETDKIDNYFSIHRNTALMSLMVSCASAFRKNMIRSAEQTIQLAYGKDEILLMPKNDTGGWYGIDTFPHELALEHGVRITSFQESKKLDLQDLPPSSGSPWVSDTGELIWNPDLGLFMTESPQFIGVTGFLDRNPGIELDNMTFNSATGFGTVTWVSLTDEPLYSTKRSLLTLSTKIQNSLMQWDGINTIHDSWGQPPTAVKPEIWEIEFELAADSLCLYQLDEKGLKKDSSKIYKKNQDNKFKITINQNLDRTVWYGIETFGAGSNVGNSTNKSNNSVLTIQGISPNPVFYNSSNPFTSIRFRLSKAASVKMEVYNILGQRIYSSSENYNSYGKHNVFWNGQDDNCKSVRSGLYFIVLTAKTNENIENRILKCSVIN